From Pseudoalteromonas viridis, the proteins below share one genomic window:
- a CDS encoding response regulator, which translates to MKVLIVDDSHATCEIIRRALQQFEYRKLLLRCASRVDEAMTLIADWQPQIILTDWHMPDKTGIELLETLRVSHPELPVAMISTVDDTAQVEYATSLGCAFFLSKPFSDDALRSAIMPLVLELEANEMIGEDDAVPLREELALPKTDMLERLMQKNISDSLVLKPIQAQQLDESKVPCVMVVYAERGSQKPRVIGVLDVYAVCVLASSLQVIPQEEAHKAIHLNEVNPEIMAACKEALAKTTYAFLDKQSKMSLFVRSCTVLYQSHPKLERLYQYPLDSRLDLSCEREGMAQGKMLIVGL; encoded by the coding sequence ATGAAAGTTCTGATCGTTGATGACAGCCATGCAACCTGTGAGATCATCCGGCGCGCCCTGCAACAGTTTGAGTATCGCAAGTTGCTGTTGCGTTGCGCCAGCCGTGTTGATGAGGCAATGACGCTGATAGCCGATTGGCAGCCGCAGATCATTCTGACTGACTGGCACATGCCCGATAAAACCGGCATTGAATTGCTGGAGACCCTCCGTGTCAGTCACCCCGAGCTGCCGGTGGCGATGATCTCGACGGTGGACGATACAGCGCAGGTTGAGTATGCCACATCGCTGGGGTGCGCATTTTTTCTGTCCAAGCCTTTCAGCGATGATGCACTGCGCAGCGCCATTATGCCGTTGGTGTTGGAGCTAGAAGCCAACGAAATGATTGGTGAAGATGACGCGGTACCGCTTCGAGAAGAGCTGGCTTTGCCCAAAACTGACATGCTGGAACGTCTGATGCAGAAAAACATCAGCGACTCATTGGTATTAAAACCGATCCAGGCACAGCAGTTAGATGAAAGCAAAGTGCCTTGTGTGATGGTGGTGTACGCTGAGCGCGGCAGTCAGAAACCGCGGGTAATTGGCGTGTTAGATGTGTATGCGGTTTGTGTGCTGGCCAGCAGCCTGCAAGTGATCCCGCAAGAAGAAGCCCACAAAGCCATACATTTAAATGAGGTAAACCCAGAGATTATGGCGGCGTGTAAAGAAGCGCTGGCAAAAACCACGTACGCATTCCTCGATAAACAAAGCAAAATGAGCTTGTTCGTCAGAAGCTGCACTGTTTTATATCAAAGCCACCCTAAACTTGAGCGCTTATACCAGTACCCACTCGATAGCCGGCTCGACTTAAGTTGCGAGCGTGAAGGCATGGCGCAGGGTAAAATGCTGATCGTTGGATTGTGA
- a CDS encoding winged helix-turn-helix domain-containing protein has translation MPSLKDIKLTKLGAFVLDLSDQVLYRDADEVAIEPKVMALLLYLYKNRDRYVNIEELHREVWSDRIVSDTAVRSAVKKLRLILGDDDIANARYVKSVSKRGYKLVCEITPVDTLETNTQPAGNAPASDMLSETVPDPEPEPLPSAGPVQVEQPEAAPHAQGKLFNVLTILVTLIAVVIGWTKYDAITQFVLDSQVASVSEFEQLTEFNGEKYDLSVSMDGRYVAFTGRTSIDEDRQVYLLDRQNNKIRQLTYHANNAAFIQFAQNDKVIIYSDLVGNKTSVQLLPLTLSEPESGRITLIDGVVTVGDPSRGRHASELLLPILVDLESEMTLYALDLQTREYIRMLAPSDASEILFDVGLSPDKQKLALIKKIKGQFHALLFDLATKEETLMYSSKSALFGVKWQDNTALLIIGQGEIFRIDTLAGSYTKVIEDRGDVLRGFDTHDGKDIVLLQKEFSRAKRLYIEHQLTEQIEVSQIVNTAPQVVAMLYDEQSAEHRWVMHLQGGITTIGRMAMSTRETESYYSSDENIELLDVSYQAGGFLFKEGPKLAFYSFEHSQVQYITSSMETSSDAAFSADGGAIYYGVNVAGEWEIQSYDITSKVSNLLISGYRSIRPAGSGYIVAEPIDAQLFYLSDLTGPAKPLNYPIDFRYICRWYVRGDHIVWTAFDDRNTYLHKLNWRTGAHHVSADRFYSLFPSVAVDQAGEKVLALSVQLNDTSIATIKIDH, from the coding sequence ATGCCTTCGTTAAAAGATATTAAACTGACAAAACTCGGAGCATTTGTTCTGGATCTGAGCGATCAGGTTTTATATCGCGATGCCGATGAGGTCGCCATTGAACCTAAGGTCATGGCATTGTTACTGTATTTATATAAAAATCGCGACAGATACGTGAATATCGAAGAGCTGCACCGGGAAGTCTGGTCAGATCGCATTGTATCTGACACTGCGGTACGTAGCGCGGTCAAGAAGCTCAGGTTGATCTTAGGCGACGATGATATCGCCAATGCCCGTTATGTGAAGTCTGTCTCAAAACGGGGTTATAAACTCGTCTGTGAGATTACCCCAGTTGATACGCTTGAAACAAACACACAGCCAGCCGGCAACGCTCCCGCGAGTGACATGTTATCAGAAACAGTGCCCGACCCTGAGCCTGAGCCCCTCCCTTCTGCCGGACCGGTTCAGGTCGAGCAACCTGAGGCTGCGCCTCATGCACAAGGGAAGCTTTTTAACGTATTGACTATATTGGTTACGCTGATTGCTGTTGTCATTGGCTGGACGAAATACGACGCCATTACCCAGTTTGTGCTGGACAGTCAGGTGGCTAGTGTCAGTGAGTTTGAACAACTCACTGAGTTCAATGGAGAAAAATATGACTTATCTGTGTCTATGGATGGTCGATATGTCGCCTTTACGGGTCGTACGTCTATAGATGAAGACAGGCAGGTATATTTGCTCGACAGGCAAAATAACAAAATCAGACAACTTACTTATCATGCCAATAATGCCGCTTTTATTCAGTTTGCTCAGAATGATAAGGTCATCATATACAGCGACTTAGTTGGTAATAAAACCTCTGTACAGCTATTGCCGTTAACTTTGTCCGAGCCTGAGTCTGGCCGGATCACGCTGATAGACGGTGTGGTTACGGTAGGCGACCCTTCTCGTGGTCGTCATGCTTCAGAGTTGCTATTACCTATTTTAGTTGACCTGGAAAGTGAGATGACGCTATACGCGCTTGACCTGCAGACGCGTGAGTACATACGTATGCTCGCCCCCAGTGATGCAAGCGAAATACTGTTTGATGTCGGCTTGTCACCTGACAAACAAAAGCTGGCGTTGATTAAAAAGATTAAAGGTCAGTTCCATGCTTTGTTGTTTGATTTAGCAACAAAAGAAGAAACCCTGATGTACAGCAGTAAAAGTGCCTTGTTCGGTGTCAAATGGCAGGACAATACCGCTCTGTTGATCATTGGTCAGGGAGAGATTTTCCGGATTGACACTCTGGCCGGGTCCTATACGAAAGTGATTGAGGACCGCGGTGATGTACTGCGCGGCTTTGATACCCACGATGGCAAAGATATTGTCTTGCTACAAAAAGAATTCAGCCGGGCGAAGCGCCTCTATATAGAACACCAACTCACTGAGCAAATTGAAGTGAGTCAAATAGTTAACACCGCACCTCAGGTGGTCGCGATGTTGTATGATGAACAATCCGCTGAGCATCGCTGGGTTATGCACTTACAAGGTGGGATCACGACCATCGGGCGGATGGCGATGAGCACCCGGGAGACGGAGTCCTACTATAGCTCTGATGAGAATATCGAGTTACTGGATGTTTCGTACCAGGCTGGCGGTTTTTTGTTTAAAGAAGGCCCTAAACTGGCTTTTTACTCGTTTGAACACAGTCAGGTTCAGTATATTACCTCATCGATGGAGACCAGTAGTGATGCCGCATTCAGTGCAGATGGCGGCGCTATCTATTATGGCGTAAATGTGGCAGGTGAGTGGGAAATACAGAGCTATGACATTACTTCTAAAGTCAGCAATCTGCTGATATCTGGCTATCGCTCTATCCGCCCGGCAGGGAGTGGCTATATTGTTGCAGAGCCGATAGATGCACAACTGTTCTATTTATCCGATCTGACTGGCCCGGCAAAGCCATTGAATTACCCGATTGACTTCAGATACATTTGTCGCTGGTACGTTCGTGGCGATCATATTGTCTGGACGGCATTTGATGATCGCAACACTTATCTGCATAAACTTAACTGGCGGACCGGCGCTCATCACGTCTCTGCAGATCGCTTTTACTCTCTTTTCCCCAGTGTCGCTGTCGATCAGGCAGGAGAAAAGGTACTTGCTCTGTCAGTACAATTAAACGACACCTCTATTGCAACGATTAAAATAGACCACTAA
- a CDS encoding chromosome partitioning protein ParA — MVPLEVYQYLAVNVGLLILAAWFYILLLILREFRHFAGTFLNHKQSTPEHDELLAQCRESVARASQFTQQHSKTISELLQVQMTLENQLSQIRASTADHITKEEQSSINELNKKLIRSHKLIKRLKGELDNSGKKLRHVSSKLEHQFQSTDTLRQANTQLQEEIEQLRQDKAGASANAMSDQQTQTLLNQYKRQIEEQNQLIDQLSVEHEGDGSSAEVAALKAELEQTRQKLTHLSKEKNFVESRYLEAIKQNKPQ; from the coding sequence ATGGTTCCTCTTGAAGTTTACCAATATCTGGCAGTGAATGTGGGGCTGTTGATCCTGGCGGCCTGGTTTTATATTTTATTGTTGATTTTAAGAGAGTTTCGCCACTTTGCCGGGACTTTTTTAAACCACAAACAAAGTACACCAGAGCACGACGAATTGCTGGCGCAGTGTCGCGAATCGGTCGCGCGGGCCAGCCAGTTTACTCAGCAGCACAGCAAAACCATTTCAGAGCTGTTGCAGGTACAGATGACGCTGGAAAATCAGCTCTCGCAGATCCGGGCATCCACCGCCGACCACATCACCAAAGAAGAGCAAAGCTCCATAAACGAACTCAACAAAAAACTGATCCGCTCCCATAAACTCATTAAACGCCTTAAAGGCGAACTTGATAATAGTGGCAAGAAACTACGTCATGTCAGCTCCAAACTGGAACATCAGTTTCAGTCCACCGACACACTGCGCCAGGCCAATACCCAGTTGCAAGAAGAGATCGAACAACTCCGGCAGGACAAAGCAGGGGCATCAGCCAATGCGATGAGCGACCAGCAAACACAAACCCTGCTTAACCAGTACAAACGCCAGATAGAGGAGCAAAATCAGCTGATAGATCAACTCTCTGTAGAACACGAGGGCGACGGCAGCAGCGCAGAAGTCGCGGCCCTCAAAGCTGAGCTGGAACAAACCCGGCAAAAGCTAACCCATCTGAGTAAAGAGAAAAACTTTGTTGAGAGCCGCTACCTTGAAGCCATCAAGCAAAATAAGCCGCAATAA
- the rsgA gene encoding ribosome small subunit-dependent GTPase A — protein sequence MTNFQNLAKLGWTPYFQQQLTLEEWSDAHPVRIVSQHRSCISVQGEARTYSLPLTPAMDALVVGDWILIDSEQRYIRLLERKSCFKRRAPGAHLAWQLISANVDTAFILCALNEDFNLSRLERYLALVHSSSAQAVVLLTKSDQVEHAEQALSVVHQLDATLDVLAVNTHAPECAERLSPWLSEGQTVVLLGSSGVGKSTLTNTLMNTQHQRTGRIREDDGKGRHTTTHRELVTLPSGGLLLDTPGMRELQLGGCEAGISSAFADIELLGEQCRFNDCRHGQEPGCAVQGAIDSGALSQRRLNNYLKLNRENAFNTASLAQRRAKEKSFGKMVKQTVKNKARLRDG from the coding sequence ATGACCAATTTTCAGAATTTGGCCAAATTAGGCTGGACACCTTATTTTCAACAGCAACTGACACTGGAAGAGTGGAGTGATGCTCACCCGGTACGGATCGTCTCGCAGCACAGGTCCTGCATTTCAGTCCAAGGCGAAGCAAGGACCTATTCTTTACCATTAACACCGGCAATGGATGCGCTTGTGGTGGGCGATTGGATCCTGATTGATAGCGAGCAGCGATATATCAGGCTGCTGGAGCGCAAAAGTTGCTTCAAGCGCAGGGCGCCGGGTGCGCATCTGGCGTGGCAGTTAATCTCGGCGAACGTTGATACCGCCTTTATTTTGTGTGCACTGAATGAAGACTTTAACCTCAGCCGCCTGGAGCGTTACCTGGCCCTGGTGCACAGTTCGAGCGCACAAGCTGTGGTACTGTTAACTAAATCTGACCAGGTAGAGCATGCTGAGCAGGCACTTAGTGTGGTACATCAGCTTGACGCCACTTTGGATGTGTTGGCTGTGAATACGCACGCCCCCGAGTGCGCTGAACGTTTATCGCCCTGGCTTAGCGAAGGCCAGACGGTGGTATTACTTGGTTCCTCTGGGGTTGGAAAGTCAACGCTTACAAATACCCTGATGAACACACAGCATCAGCGCACCGGCCGGATCCGTGAGGACGACGGCAAAGGGCGCCATACCACCACGCATCGTGAGCTGGTGACGCTGCCATCGGGCGGGTTGTTACTCGATACGCCCGGGATGCGCGAGCTCCAGCTAGGTGGTTGTGAGGCAGGGATCAGTTCGGCATTTGCTGACATTGAACTGCTTGGTGAGCAATGCCGGTTTAATGATTGTCGGCATGGGCAGGAGCCAGGTTGTGCAGTACAAGGCGCGATTGACTCTGGTGCACTCAGCCAAAGGCGGCTTAACAACTATCTCAAGCTGAATAGGGAAAATGCGTTTAACACAGCCAGCTTGGCGCAACGGCGTGCCAAAGAGAAGTCGTTTGGTAAGATGGTGAAGCAGACAGTGAAAAACAAAGCCCGCTTGAGAGACGGCTAG
- a CDS encoding two-component regulator propeller domain-containing protein, protein MIRLPGLRRVAALLLLLCIYLLPAQPFAAVAATETSAQPATGHSFFDMGELIFQTIGDNEQIPKGVVTALAQDRDGFIWIGTQFGLLRFDGYRFVTFLHDPKDDTSLSGSFIRSLWVAPDGLIWVGTFTDGISVYNPATGHFKRFEHNRSDNNSLYNNTVRALTGDDQGNIYAATDNGLNHIQATTGQVSRLKISGCDQPLVQPRLRSLLLRGSDTLWVGSKTGLCRVTLPNGHASGEANWQQPLRGETLAAFNQQNVFRLFQDASHAIWVGTTDHGAAFFMPGSDQVTRILHRPGDPTSLSHHWVNGIIQPDPDHIWLSTSGGGITVVNANNGAVIRHIRHDPLNPYSINLDSMGALLVDASGLIWAGTWGNGLNRHNPHNGAFRTFVRRLSYPHSLSHEDVRSITELDNGQIWVGNAQTGIDIIDPSIGVIAGHRPDPNDPNKLADGYVRVIRQTFDGSVWTGSANTGLHHFDPLSQQFTRYSKADGLPGYQVVMLQETANGQLWVGTDEGLALMDIQTRQLQPLSVFKNHTLLSGKPVLTMAYMTPDLLWVGTRIGLFVLDLKTKTVTEISARAQTSDTLSDNYIKSLLVDSQGRLLVATPHGLDRLVHFDGHHAKFESLDQLAGRPTGTAGNLMEDAQGRIWNGYGWLDPSAQTFEDLGVADDWDTGTMWTGSYTKLRDGTLVFGGTKGILLLRPERWRHWSYHPPLVISELAVNNQPVTVPKQLVLPPSTRSFSVEFAALDYTAPHSNRYAYQLVGYDEQWIPVDASKRHITYTRLPPGHYQLKIKGSNRKGQWSKHQLNLAVTQLPAWYETWWFRLGLLLLITTLLYLAYLWRIKELKQQQVALDNLVQSRTANISMLGTIGKDITSTLDLSSVLERVYKHVNELMGADVFVVGILDRENQRISCRLAIEKGQKLPEFEYALSDTQRPAVWCVTQQKELRVNQISELTQYVNHIAAPVSGAESESLVYLPLIIDTRIIGCLTVQSFQPHAFSDNDVQMLRTIANYTAIALANADAVAQLESTFNQLQTAHEDLKVTQQQLVQQEKMAGLGRLVSGVAHEINTPLGIGITAGSYASKALAECEQKLASGKLSKDHLEQFFATLQESLQLLESNLGRAAQLVKNFKQVAVDQSIEELSTINLPDYLNDVLTSLHPKWKHTQVTVKTDFPPEARLSTYPGAIAQILTNLVDNAIKHAFDEGTQPGTIRITIEDTPEQLTWIVADDGAGMSEETRDKVFEPFYTTRRSHGGTGLGMHIVFNIVTQKLKGTIECHSEPDQGCRFTLVLPKSNS, encoded by the coding sequence GTGATACGATTACCAGGCCTGCGGCGCGTAGCGGCTTTATTATTACTGCTCTGTATTTATCTGCTGCCTGCTCAGCCCTTTGCAGCAGTTGCAGCAACTGAGACAAGCGCACAACCGGCGACCGGCCACTCTTTTTTCGATATGGGCGAATTGATTTTTCAGACCATAGGCGACAACGAACAAATTCCCAAGGGGGTGGTCACCGCACTGGCGCAGGACCGGGACGGGTTTATCTGGATCGGCACCCAGTTTGGTCTGCTGCGCTTCGATGGCTACCGCTTTGTGACTTTTCTGCATGATCCTAAGGATGATACCAGCCTGTCCGGCAGCTTTATCAGGTCATTATGGGTGGCGCCGGACGGCCTGATCTGGGTAGGGACCTTTACGGACGGGATATCCGTCTATAACCCCGCAACAGGACACTTTAAACGTTTTGAACATAACCGCTCCGATAACAATAGCCTGTATAACAACACAGTACGTGCGCTGACCGGGGATGATCAGGGTAACATTTACGCCGCAACGGATAACGGCCTGAATCACATCCAGGCCACCACAGGTCAAGTCTCACGACTGAAGATCTCCGGCTGCGACCAACCGCTTGTACAACCGCGCCTGCGCTCGCTGTTACTCAGGGGTTCAGACACACTGTGGGTGGGCAGTAAAACAGGACTCTGCCGCGTCACCTTACCAAACGGGCACGCCTCCGGGGAAGCCAATTGGCAGCAACCTCTGCGTGGTGAAACCCTGGCAGCATTTAATCAGCAAAATGTGTTTCGCCTGTTTCAGGACGCCAGTCACGCTATCTGGGTTGGCACCACAGATCATGGCGCTGCTTTTTTCATGCCGGGCTCGGATCAGGTGACGCGTATTCTCCATCGCCCTGGCGATCCAACCAGCCTCAGCCATCACTGGGTGAATGGCATTATACAGCCAGATCCCGATCATATCTGGCTCAGCACCTCCGGAGGCGGGATCACTGTGGTTAATGCCAACAACGGTGCGGTGATCCGACATATTCGCCATGATCCGCTGAACCCCTATAGTATCAATCTCGACTCTATGGGTGCCCTGCTTGTGGATGCCTCCGGGCTGATCTGGGCGGGCACCTGGGGCAACGGGCTGAACCGCCATAACCCGCACAATGGCGCGTTCAGAACGTTTGTCCGGCGACTGTCCTACCCCCACTCGCTCAGTCATGAAGATGTCCGCAGTATCACGGAGCTGGACAATGGTCAGATCTGGGTTGGCAATGCGCAAACGGGGATCGACATCATAGATCCCAGCATTGGCGTTATAGCCGGCCACCGGCCTGATCCTAACGATCCAAACAAGCTCGCCGACGGCTATGTCCGGGTGATCCGGCAAACCTTTGATGGCAGCGTCTGGACCGGCTCGGCCAATACCGGATTGCACCATTTCGATCCTCTGAGTCAGCAGTTTACACGTTACAGCAAAGCTGATGGCCTGCCCGGTTATCAGGTTGTGATGTTACAGGAAACCGCCAATGGACAGCTGTGGGTTGGCACCGACGAAGGGTTGGCGCTGATGGACATTCAAACCCGTCAGCTACAGCCACTGAGTGTCTTTAAAAATCATACTCTGCTGTCAGGCAAGCCGGTCCTGACAATGGCCTATATGACCCCGGACCTGCTGTGGGTCGGCACCCGCATTGGTTTATTTGTGCTTGATCTGAAAACGAAAACCGTGACCGAGATCAGTGCCCGGGCACAAACCTCTGACACACTCTCAGACAATTATATTAAAAGCTTGCTGGTTGATAGTCAGGGACGCCTGCTGGTCGCCACCCCGCACGGGCTCGACAGACTGGTTCACTTTGATGGCCATCACGCAAAGTTCGAGTCACTGGATCAATTGGCGGGCAGACCCACAGGTACCGCTGGCAACCTGATGGAAGATGCGCAGGGACGGATCTGGAATGGCTATGGCTGGCTGGACCCGTCGGCGCAAACCTTTGAAGACCTGGGTGTTGCCGATGACTGGGACACCGGGACCATGTGGACGGGTTCCTACACCAAACTGCGAGATGGCACGCTGGTGTTTGGTGGCACCAAAGGGATCCTGTTGCTGCGCCCCGAGCGCTGGAGGCATTGGTCCTATCACCCGCCACTGGTGATAAGCGAGCTTGCTGTCAATAATCAGCCCGTCACAGTACCCAAGCAACTGGTGCTGCCTCCCAGCACCCGCAGCTTTTCGGTCGAATTTGCCGCGCTGGACTATACTGCGCCACACAGCAATCGTTACGCCTATCAGCTGGTCGGTTACGACGAGCAATGGATCCCGGTCGATGCCAGTAAACGCCATATTACCTACACCCGCTTGCCGCCCGGTCACTATCAACTCAAGATCAAAGGCAGCAACCGCAAGGGACAGTGGAGCAAGCACCAGTTGAACCTGGCAGTAACCCAGTTACCGGCCTGGTATGAAACCTGGTGGTTTCGCCTGGGGCTACTGCTGCTGATCACCACTTTGCTGTACCTGGCGTATTTATGGCGCATTAAAGAACTCAAACAGCAACAGGTTGCCCTCGACAACCTAGTGCAATCACGCACCGCCAATATCTCGATGCTGGGCACCATAGGCAAAGATATTACCTCCACGCTAGATCTGTCGTCGGTGCTGGAGCGTGTCTATAAACACGTTAATGAGCTGATGGGTGCAGACGTCTTTGTAGTTGGGATCCTCGACCGTGAAAATCAGCGCATTTCCTGTCGGCTGGCGATTGAAAAAGGGCAAAAGCTGCCCGAATTTGAATATGCCTTGTCCGACACCCAGCGCCCTGCGGTGTGGTGCGTCACCCAGCAAAAAGAGCTCAGGGTCAATCAGATCAGTGAGCTGACGCAGTACGTCAACCACATTGCAGCGCCGGTCAGCGGCGCCGAGAGTGAGTCGCTGGTTTATCTGCCGCTGATTATTGATACCCGGATCATTGGCTGCTTAACCGTGCAAAGTTTTCAGCCGCATGCATTTAGCGACAACGATGTACAAATGCTGCGTACGATCGCTAACTATACCGCCATTGCACTGGCCAACGCCGATGCCGTGGCGCAGCTTGAAAGCACCTTTAACCAGTTGCAAACCGCCCATGAAGACCTCAAAGTGACTCAACAACAACTGGTACAGCAGGAAAAAATGGCCGGCCTTGGCCGCTTAGTCTCCGGCGTTGCCCATGAGATTAACACTCCGCTGGGCATTGGCATAACCGCAGGCTCATACGCCAGCAAAGCACTGGCAGAGTGTGAGCAGAAACTGGCCAGTGGCAAGCTCAGCAAAGACCATCTGGAGCAGTTTTTTGCCACCTTACAAGAAAGCCTGCAACTGCTTGAGTCGAATCTGGGTCGTGCAGCCCAGCTGGTGAAAAACTTTAAGCAAGTGGCGGTTGATCAGTCAATAGAAGAACTCAGCACCATCAACCTGCCGGATTATCTCAATGATGTGTTAACCAGCTTGCACCCCAAGTGGAAGCACACTCAGGTCACAGTGAAAACCGACTTTCCGCCGGAGGCTCGCCTATCAACCTACCCCGGCGCAATTGCCCAGATCCTCACAAACCTGGTCGACAACGCCATTAAACACGCCTTTGATGAAGGAACACAGCCCGGCACCATCCGCATTACCATAGAGGACACACCAGAGCAGCTCACCTGGATTGTTGCTGACGACGGCGCCGGTATGAGCGAAGAAACACGGGATAAAGTTTTTGAACCCTTTTACACCACCCGACGCAGCCACGGTGGCACCGGGCTCGGGATGCACATTGTATTTAATATTGTGACGCAAAAGCTCAAGGGCACCATAGAATGCCACAGCGAGCCGGATCAGGGCTGCCGCTTTACGCTGGTGCTGCCCAAATCAAACAGTTAA
- a CDS encoding AzlC family ABC transporter permease: protein MSTEQAQPVRSIKLAAFFDILPLSIAVIPWGILCGSLAIQVGLSPLQSQLMSLLVFAGAAQLSAVTLTGAGGGIATILGSTAVISSRHLLYSATFRSHAMGLPLHHKMLMAFLLTDEMFAVTENKRKELGYFPLDYALISGATFYAIWNLSTLAGIVAGTSIPNLESLGLEFAIAATFIAMVVPNIQSSPVLVAVLVSACCAVLFHKLEVPNDLLLSALVGMVVGYCLDKESD from the coding sequence ATGAGCACGGAGCAAGCACAGCCGGTCCGGTCAATCAAACTGGCCGCATTTTTCGACATTCTTCCCTTATCCATTGCCGTGATCCCCTGGGGGATTTTATGTGGTTCACTGGCCATTCAAGTGGGGTTGAGTCCGCTGCAATCACAACTGATGTCACTGCTGGTCTTTGCCGGCGCGGCGCAACTGTCTGCGGTGACCCTGACAGGGGCCGGTGGCGGTATCGCGACCATTTTAGGCAGTACAGCCGTGATCAGCTCACGCCACTTGCTCTACTCTGCCACTTTTCGCAGTCATGCCATGGGCTTACCTTTACATCACAAAATGCTGATGGCTTTTTTGCTGACCGATGAAATGTTTGCCGTAACGGAGAATAAGCGTAAGGAGCTGGGCTACTTTCCGCTCGACTATGCCTTGATCTCAGGTGCCACGTTTTATGCCATCTGGAACCTGTCGACACTGGCTGGCATTGTGGCGGGTACCAGTATTCCAAACCTTGAAAGCCTGGGGCTCGAATTTGCTATTGCCGCCACTTTTATTGCCATGGTGGTCCCGAATATACAATCCTCACCGGTGTTAGTCGCGGTGCTGGTCTCAGCCTGTTGCGCTGTTTTGTTTCATAAGCTCGAGGTCCCCAATGACCTGTTGCTCTCTGCGCTGGTCGGTATGGTTGTCGGTTATTGTTTAGATAAAGAAAGCGATTAG
- a CDS encoding AzlD domain-containing protein yields MSYDLIFLMALITFFMRYAFFMEKLPVKLDMRVQRFLSFTAPCILTAMAAPIVFGEVTFNTHDLTNPFLLGGILAIVLSLLVKNTLIVVLASMGAFFLLKTLL; encoded by the coding sequence ATGAGTTATGATCTGATCTTTTTAATGGCGTTGATCACCTTTTTTATGCGCTATGCCTTTTTCATGGAAAAGCTGCCCGTCAAACTCGATATGAGAGTGCAGCGGTTTTTAAGTTTTACCGCACCGTGTATTTTAACCGCGATGGCTGCCCCCATTGTATTTGGCGAAGTAACTTTCAATACGCATGATCTCACCAACCCCTTTTTGCTGGGGGGCATATTGGCTATCGTATTAAGCCTGCTGGTAAAAAACACGCTGATTGTGGTGTTGGCCAGCATGGGCGCGTTCTTTTTACTCAAGACCCTGCTCTGA